GCCCAGAGATTCCAGGGTTTTGCCTATCAGGTTTTGATCCTCCACAGACCTACCCAGCATGCCGTTATCTTCTAATGATCTAAACCCCTGATCAGCCATAAATTTGAGCTCATCCACAATCCCTCCAGGAGCAGAGTTTCTGAACATGCCAAAATGTGGTGCAAAATCCATATTGAAGGTGGGTTCCGCTTTTCCTTTCGCAAAGGAGGAAAAACTCATGGCTCCAGATGCGCCAAGCAATGTGCCTCCCAATCCAACTTTCTTAATAAATCCTCTTCTTTCCATGACTATATCACTTTGGTTTTACCAGGAACTGCATGTGGATAGTAGCCATCATCACCAGGCAAGACCTTAGGCATGGCATCCCAGGCAAAGGTCTCCGGCATCAGATCTACCTGCCCGTTCAAAGCCTCATCCCAGGTCAAAGGCTTGCCAGAATAGGTCGCATATCTACCCATAATCGCCGTCATGGTACTCTTAGCAGCATTTTCTGCATCTGCAAACTTGTACTCCCCGTTGAATAGTGCTGCCCAAAGTTTATCATGCTCTACCTGATATGGGTTTGGCTGATTCTTACGGTCATGCTCATAGAGCACATTGCCTTTCCAGTCCTTCAAAACCCCGTGGTTTCCTGCACTCAGGTAAGCTGTTCCCTTGGTTCCTTGGAAGCTTTCATCCACTCTATTTTGTGCTCCTGGGAAGTGTCTGCACTCACTATGAATCACAGAGCCATCTTCATAGGTAAAGGTCAGCACATGGTGGTCAAAAATCTCCCCATTTTCCTTACCCGTCCGTACTAGACGTCCTCCTGTTCCCTCGGCTTTTACAGGGTAGCCCTGTTTCACCCAGTTGGCGATATCGATATTGTGTACATGCTGCTCATTGATATGATCTCCGCATAGCCAGTTGAAGTAGTACCAGTTTCTCATTTGGTATTCCATCTCTGTCTGTCCAGGCTGGCGCTCTCTTACCCATACTCCACCATCATTCCAGTACACCTGTCCATTGATGATTTCCCCTATATCTCCATTGTGGATCCTATCTATAGTTTCGATGTAGTTTGCCTGGTAATGTCTCTGAAGACCTACCACTACATTGAGTTTTTTGGCTTTGGCTTCTTCGGCAGCGGCTAGTACTTTTCGTATCCCTGCTGCATCCACAGCTACCGGCTTTTCCATAAAAACCTGCTTGCCTTG
This genomic window from Algoriphagus sp. TR-M9 contains:
- a CDS encoding Gfo/Idh/MocA family protein, which translates into the protein MKLENSRRDFIKTSALVTGGLMTSPFVLPGAYAAPANELKLALIGCGGRGTGAAFQAMETGHNIKLVAMADAFRDRLDNSYNALVGKYGAEKIAVSEDMKLTGFDAYKQAIAEADVVILATPPGFRPIHFEEAVKQGKQVFMEKPVAVDAAGIRKVLAAAEEAKAKKLNVVVGLQRHYQANYIETIDRIHNGDIGEIINGQVYWNDGGVWVRERQPGQTEMEYQMRNWYYFNWLCGDHINEQHVHNIDIANWVKQGYPVKAEGTGGRLVRTGKENGEIFDHHVLTFTYEDGSVIHSECRHFPGAQNRVDESFQGTKGTAYLSAGNHGVLKDWKGNVLYEHDRKNQPNPYQVEHDKLWAALFNGEYKFADAENAAKSTMTAIMGRYATYSGKPLTWDEALNGQVDLMPETFAWDAMPKVLPGDDGYYPHAVPGKTKVI